The genomic DNA CTCGCCAAGACGCAGCGGTTCCAGGTTTCGCGATTGTTCGCGCAGTACCCGGTAAACGCCATCAGCCAGTGATTCGCCTCGCAGTTCCTCACGGGCCATCGACACCAGCGTCGCGTCGAGCGGCACCACAAACGGGTGCTCCAGCAGCCGCGCAAAATGCGTATTCAGACGCTTCTGCACGGATGCATCGCCCGGATGACGCGCAGACCAGATACCCGCCATATGCTGCGCCAGCCAACTGTTCTCGCGACGCTCACGCAAATTGAGCATCAGATAGGCGCGCAGATCGTCGAGCCGCTGCTCCCGGCTCCCGTGATGGGTGCGCACCTGCTGCTCAACCTGTGCAGTCATTTTGCGCAGGAACTGCTGTTGCAGCGCCTGCTCATAGGCGCGTGTGACGATCGGGCGGCTCAAATCCCCCTGGTAAAGACCGGCTCGCTCCATGAACCCGGCGCCCCCTGCCGGCGGGAACACCTGAGTCGCCGCCAGACGCGCATCCAGCAACGCCAGGAGCGCCAGGACCGGGTCGGCATCTGCTGCAGTATCGGAAGGATGGTCGGCCAGTGTTGCCAATTGCGACAGCCGATGCTGGTTGACCGAATAACTGTGTGCCCACAGCCATCCTGCCCCACCGACAAGCAATGCCGCCGCCGCCAATTGCAACCCCTGGCGCCTGCGAAGTCGACGTTGCTCCTGAACCTGGAGGCCGGCGAGACCGGCTTCGGCGAAGATAACCCGACTGAACAGCCCTTCGGCAAAGCGACTCTGCCCAGGGTCTGCGCAGGTCAAGTAAAACCCGCGCAAACCATTGATGCGCCTGTTTCGATGCGTGGAAAAAGCCGATTCGACAAAGATGCACAAACGCTCGCCGATTTGCGCTGCTTCCTGCGCAAAACCCAGCATTTGTCCGCGACGCTCCACACTGCGCTCCTGATGCAACCGTGTAATCAACTGCGCGCTCAATCGTTGCAACAAGGTCTCGAAGGCGTGGCGCACCTGGCCAATGTCAACACGGGTGTGGCTCTCATCAAGACGTTGCCCGAACACGTTTTCGGCGGTATCCCTGGGGGACGCTTCGAAGAATTGATTAAACCCCGGAAGCCGGTCGGCCTGGGTCAACACCAGATAGAGGGGAACGTCGGCATGCAATGTCTGGTGAATTTCCTGCAGGCGCGAATGCACATACCGGGCGTGACGCTCCACTTCGTTTTCGTTGTTGCTCAGCAACCTCTCCATCGACAGCGCGACTACCACGCCGTTAAGCGGGCGCGCTCGCCGTCGCACGCCAAGCTGGCTCAACAATGTTGACCATCCTGCACCGTCCACAGCACTGTCAGGCTGCATCAGGTAACGTCCCGGCACATCAATCACGACGCCCTCATCGGCGATATACCACTCGCAATGCGCCGTTTCCCCCTGTGGCACCTCATCTGTTTGATCGAATGGCAATTGCAAGCCGGCTGCCGTCAGCAACTGTGTCTTCCCGCTTCCAGGTTCCCCTATCAACAGGTACCACGGCAGTTCAAGACTGCCTGGATCACGCGGGGTGGATTTGAGCGTCCGGATCGCCTTCTTGAACAGCTCACGTACACGCACCTGTTCTGCGTCTACCCGTGCCGACTGTTGCTCGCGCTCCGCGCGCTCGTACTGATCAACCGACGTTGTGCGGCGTCCGCCAAAGAGGGCCATTGCCAACCCCCATAAAAAAAACAACGTGCACATAGTGACAAGGCGGGCCGTAGTACCCTGCAAAAACCGGTAGTCGTTCACAGCCAGCAACGGCCCGACCCACCACACCAACACCGTGCAGGCAAGCACCACTAACAGGCTCCAAACCCAAATCCTGCTCAGCACAGCGCCCGCCTTCTTGAAGAATGCGTTCATTCATTGCTCCCAGCGTTTACGAAGGCGTCTGAATCGGTTCAGGCGCCGAAGATAGAAAAGGTTGCAGCGCATGCCCTCGCAGCTCACCCAACTTCCAGGCAAAACCGATGTACAGACTCACCCCGCAGGCCAGGGCGAACGCTGCGATCCAGCGAGCCGAGATGACGCGGAACCTTTTGCGCCGTCCCGTCAACGGCGGGGCGGGATCGTTCGGCGGGTCACCCCGTACTTGCCTGATCTGACGATGCAAGGCATCACGAACGGCTTCGAGCTCGCAAGCGCCTCTCTCCAACACCCGGTACTTGCCTTCAAACCCGATGGCCAGACACAGGTAAATCAACTCAAGCATTGCCAGGTGCCTGATCGGGTCGCGGCACAGTCGCTCCAACAGCTGGAAAACTTTCTCGCCGCCAAAGGTTTCGTTGTGAAACCGGCTTAACAGGCTCATCCTGGACCAGTCACTGTGATTGCCCCACTCAGTCGTGACGACCGCTTCATCAATGACGCTGCAAAGCACGTAACGAGCAGAAATAACCTCACTGCCTTCAACGCCGGACTGCAGGGCGCACGCTTCAAACTGGTTTACCGCTGATGACAACCGATCGTTGACCGCCGCGATGCTGTCGCGCCCCGAACTGCTCTTGAGTTCGACCACTTGCAACAACAATGGCCACGCCGCAACAACCAATGAATTGGTGCTCGTCTTGAAGCGGTGCACGTCCTGAGCACGGGCGGCATAGACCATCCGGCCCTCCAACTGCTCAAAACGCGGCGCAGAAGGGAAGTCCGTGATCGGCACCTGCAAAGGACCGCGCCCCTCACTGTCAAGCAGGATGGTTTTTTCATCCTGCGGATATTCGCTGTCCATGATGTTCAGTCCCTGATCGCCCAGAAGTTAAGTTCGAGTGCCGCGAATTCACCGCTGACATGAAAGGCAAAACCACCTGACTGCTCCAGTTGCGCGATGTCTTGGGCGGTCAGTTCAAGGAGAAAATAGGTTTTGCCTGCGTGAAACGGAATCTGGCGTGGCGCTACGGGCAGCGGCTTGATCCTGATACCCGCCAAGTGCAGGTTGACCAATTCGCGAATGCGCTCTACAGGCCCGATTTTCAGATGCGCCGGCAGGCGCTGGCGTAACGTCTCGGAGTCACACTGCGCGGCAGCCGCCAGAATGAAGGTGGCAGCGCCCAACAACTTCAAGTCGCCAACCGGGCACACCATCACCCCGTACTGGCGCTGTTGCAGTGCCAGTTCGATGGCATGTTGCTCCAACACCATCGACAGTGCCGTACGAACCCCATTCATCAACCCGCGAAAACTCTCACCCTGGTCACCATGGCTGTAACGTATGCCCGGAGGAATCCGCCTGCTTTCGTTTGAAAACGTCGAAAGCTCTCCAAGCATCGACAGCAAGGTTCGAAACAACGTTTCGGGGCGCACCTGGGCCTGGCTGAAGTAATGACGCAGCTCCAACTCAGCCCGGTTGATCAGTTGCAGCATCAGGAAATCACCGACTTGCGAACTGGCCGCAGCCCCCTCTCCCCGCACGCGCGCAGCAATGGCGTCACCCCGGCTGGCCAGCAGACTGATCACCTCTTTGAGGCAGGACGACACGTACCCGTTGCCCTGAAGAAAAATAAACGTTGGCACGTAGTCCGTATCCAGATTCACGCCGCCCTCGTTCGTGGAATCCAGAAGCTGTGCAACCTTGAGCGTCACAAAACCAGGGGCACTCTGATGGTCTCCCAAAAGAAGGCGTAGATCCGGGCGTCCGGCGCTGATCCGGCAACGGGAGTCCACACCGGCATTGGAATCACCCACCTCGACATCACAGGCAACATAACGCGCTTGAACCTCCGTTTGATCCTGCCGGCGAACCTCAGTCTGGTTAGCCGTCGCCAACGGCAACGCAAGGTAAATCGATTGCCCGCCGGAATTGGCGGGCACTTGCAGAACCAGAGGCTCCATGACGGCACCCAGTTCAAACCAGCTTCCGTCGGGTAAAATACCGCTCGCCTGATTGACCACTACCTTGCCCAGCTTCAGGTATTGCAGATCAAGCTCCAGCGTCAGAAAACCCCACGCATCGGCGTTCAACAAACGCGCCCGGTTGAGTTGCTGGTGGTAATAACGGTCGTTGTGCTGCAAATGCTGAGGCCGCAACAACATGCCTTCCTGCCAGATGACTTTATCAACGCGCATCTCACTCAGCCTCCGTCAAGGAAGCGGGTAACGCGCAACGGATGCCCGCTTCGTCCAACACCCAGTCCGCACGGTTCAATTGCTGAGAATTCACAGAAATGACCCTGCGCCACTGAACATTGGGCAGGTTTCGGTAAGCCGCCAGCACGCCTACGAACCGGGTATCAGGCTCCAGCCTCAGTTTGAGAACCTGTTGTTCTCCGGGGCGCAGTTCAATTTCCTCGCTGTTGATCCAATCCTTGGGCAATACCTGCTCCGCATGGGTATACAGGCTGAAGAAATCCGCGTTCTCAAAGGCAGCGGCATGTCGTAACTCGAACAAGCGCACCACCACGGGCGAAGGCCGGCCATGCAGGTCTGGGTTGACGCGCTCATGAGCCGTCAATTTCACGTCCAGCTTGGTCAACGTGGAAAATGGCGAGATCGCACTGCAGCCGGTCAACAAACCGACCAGAAACAGCGTGAGTACTAGGTTGGCTCGGTACATGGACATCATCCTGGATAGTCGACGTGCAGCGTTGAAATCAGGCGCACCTGTTCTTCGTATGCCTTGGCGAAAGCCTCATCTGACGGGTGGCCCTTGCCGCGCCCCTGCGCAATGAGGCGTTGGTAGTACCGTTGATAGGCTCGCCAGCGCCCCCCGTCAGTGGAAAACCGAAACCTCTTTTCCGGTGTGTGAAAACACGCCAGCAGATGCCCCGGAGAGAAGACCGCCTGCGTACTGCGCACGGTGCTGCGACACGCGGCCAGCAATGCAACCTGGTGGGTCTGCAGATACCGATATGCCTGAGTAATGATCCGCTCCGCAGGCAATTGACTCGCGGCGGTCGCAGCGAGCATCGCTGACAATCCAGCCTCACTGCCCGCGTAGTCCTTCAAGGGGTTCCGGCTTGCGGGTTGAACGTCCGAAAGCGGCAGGTCGAGTTCGCTTTTCAGCTCGTCGCAGGTCCTCAGGCTGTGGTTCAACCCCTCAAACCCCAGGCGAAACAGGCGCGCTACCTTGATTGCCAGGGCCTCTCTGTCAGACAGTTCATAGGTTTCGATGCGAATGCCAAGTGCTGCTCCGAACGCTGCCCAAAAGACATCGTCATCTGGCGTTGAAGCAAGGGACTGAACTGCAACGGGCTCTTGGACGGACTCTGCCCGGCGAGGCAAGACCAGGTGGTCCCTGTCGATCACGCTGTGTCCTGCACCAAGCCCCGACTCTGTGGGCGCCATGGCCAACGCCTCCAGCTCCGGCGAGGTCTCCCGATGTTGCCGTTCGAGATCGAGCGAACGTATGGGGTCCAACGTGCGGAAAGCATCGTCGGGGATCGATTCGGTGGCGGTGTGAAGTCGTGTGTCACCAGACCGTGCGGACTCAGTCAATCGCGCACTGACCCTCAAGGATCCCAACCGATACTCGTCGCCATTGCTGATCAACCGCGCCAGCCCTTTCTGCAGGCGCTCAGAACTGCCCACCACGTCGATGCCATTCGTGCTGATATCCGTCAAAAAATATCGCCCCTCTCGGCAGGCGATCAGCCCGTGATGGCTGGAAAGCAGGCGACTGGAATCCGGAATGGTCCAATCACATCCGGCACCACGACCAATGACCCCGCCGACTCCGTCAAACGTTTTACGCAGCAGCGGCTGGGGGCCCGTTTCGCCGGCACTGATTACCTCTAACTCAAGCTTCATACCCAAGCTCCCCGCTCACTGACCACGCACGGTCGACTGCGGCTCACCTAATCGGCGGTAGTCGGCATCGTCAAAGGCATAGTTGGCGCTGCAGCCACCCAACAAACACAACACAAGCACAACAGCTTTCCACGGATGATCAGGCATTAGGTTTCTCACTCGGTAATGTGACCGCCCGGATGGCGGCAGGCGATGCGATTCAACGTTCGCCTTTGGCGTCGTCAAAAGGGATGTTCAAACGCGCCAGGCGATAGAGCAGCGTACGTCGGGCAACGCCCAGCTCACGGGCAGTACGGGTTCGATTGCCACGGTTCTTGTGCAGGCAATCAATCAAGACCACGCGTTCGACGCGCTCCATGCGCTGGCGTAGCGTCGCTTCTGCCGCGGCAACTGGATTCGACGGGTGCGGAAGCGACAGGTGTGCAGGCAAAATCACATCGCCTTCACACATCAGCACTGCGCGCTCTACAAGGCATTTGAGCTCACGAACGTTGCCGGGAAAGTGATGACTTGACAGTTGATCAAGCGCGCCCCCGGACCACTCGAGCGATGCCCTGCCCAGCGATGCGCAGGCCTTTTCCGTGAAATGCCGAGCCAGTTGCAACACGTCGCCATCTCGTTCACGCAAAGCCGGAAGTTGAATGGGAAACTGAGCAAGACGGTAATAGAGATCTTCACGAAAACTGCCCTGCGCGACCATGGCCGACAAGTCACGGTGCGTCGCGGCAATAATGCGAACGTCAACCTTATGGGCCGCACTGGCTCCCAGCGGCCTCACTTCGCTTTCCTGTAACACCCGCAATAACTTTGCTTGCAGTGACAGCGGCATATCGCCAATTTCATCCAGCAGCAACGTGCCGCCATCCGCGGCGTCGAACAGTCCCGTGTAGTTCCGTTCAGCCCCGGTGAAGGCCCCTTTGCGGTAACCGAACAGCTCGCTTTCCAGCAAACCCTCCGGGAATGCCGCACAGTTCTGTACGACAAAGGCCTTGCCGCTGCGCGGCCCGGACAGGTGAATGGCCCTGGCCACAACCTCTTTGCCGGTACCCGTTTCACCCTGCAACAGAACGGTGTAGGGGGTATGCAGGACCTTGGCGATCAGGTGGCAGGTTTCTTCAATCGCCGCACTGCTGCCTATCAAACCAAGACTCGGCGCTTTTCCTTCAGCGCGTGGCAACCGTTCGCACTGCACAGCAAGCTGCATGCAACGCACCATGAGCAATTGATTCAGGGCAAAACTGCCCAACCGGCCCAGTGCAACCGTATGGTCTTGCAGCGCCGAAGGTCGCCGACTGGCGCACAGAAGAACACCCGTGATCACCCTGCGTCGGTCGAACAGCGGCACTGTCAGCACTGAGCGCCAAGGTTTGCCTGCTGACGGCAGGAATCCAGCGTCATAAGGGCTGCACGCAAGGTCGTCGATACATAAAGCAATCCGGCGTTCCAGGACATAACGCAGTAATTGCTGCTCTTTCAGGTCTTCGCCCGAGGACCGATGGGGCGACGAAAACAACGCTGGCAAATGCTGGGCAACCAGGCTCGGTCGAGCAGTGGTTTCATCAAGCAGATACAACTGGCTGAGCTCGCATCCACTCAGTTGCGCGGCGCTCACCACGCAAAGATTCGACAATGCAGTCTCGTCACTCGCCAGCCCGATACGTATGAAGCTATCGAGCAAGGTATCCGCATCGGCCAATGGGCCATTCGTTTGTGTAATCTGGAAATCGCTCATTAGCTGAACTCGCAGATCGGATGATCGCTGCCGTCCAGACAAGCATGGGCCTGAGACAGCGACTCACCGGTGGCCATGGCAGCAAGAACCTGGTCGACCATCTGTGGCAATAAGTGCCGCTCGATCCATTGATCGATGTACCGCGCACCGCTGTCGCCATGGGCACAACGCTCGGTCATGTGGGTGACCAGTTCCGACGAGTAGGTAAATGCCAGTTTGCGTCGCAGCAGGCGCTCCCCCAGGCTTGCCAGCTTGAGTGCCGTAACGTCCTGCAGTACGGGGCCTGCAATCGGGTAATAGGGCACGACACGCATGCGAGCCAGCAAGGCCGGTTTGAAGTGCGCGCGCAACAGCGGA from Pseudomonas tolaasii NCPPB 2192 includes the following:
- the tssM gene encoding type VI secretion system membrane subunit TssM, with the protein product MNAFFKKAGAVLSRIWVWSLLVVLACTVLVWWVGPLLAVNDYRFLQGTTARLVTMCTLFFLWGLAMALFGGRRTTSVDQYERAEREQQSARVDAEQVRVRELFKKAIRTLKSTPRDPGSLELPWYLLIGEPGSGKTQLLTAAGLQLPFDQTDEVPQGETAHCEWYIADEGVVIDVPGRYLMQPDSAVDGAGWSTLLSQLGVRRRARPLNGVVVALSMERLLSNNENEVERHARYVHSRLQEIHQTLHADVPLYLVLTQADRLPGFNQFFEASPRDTAENVFGQRLDESHTRVDIGQVRHAFETLLQRLSAQLITRLHQERSVERRGQMLGFAQEAAQIGERLCIFVESAFSTHRNRRINGLRGFYLTCADPGQSRFAEGLFSRVIFAEAGLAGLQVQEQRRLRRRQGLQLAAAALLVGGAGWLWAHSYSVNQHRLSQLATLADHPSDTAADADPVLALLALLDARLAATQVFPPAGGAGFMERAGLYQGDLSRPIVTRAYEQALQQQFLRKMTAQVEQQVRTHHGSREQRLDDLRAYLMLNLRERRENSWLAQHMAGIWSARHPGDASVQKRLNTHFARLLEHPFVVPLDATLVSMAREELRGESLADGVYRVLREQSRNLEPLRLGEGKGLLAADPPVPGFYTKRYWQYFEAQGPRLVNAIAQDNWIMGEAGDLSAMDLRRLMTELQQRYFSEYADVWSEALGRVSLRRTDNLRQNAEQLAHLTSAQSPLMQLLQVIAENTRLLPANVLLDKAASQAGALGGMIQSAATEVQTAAFPDTARRALQRRFEPLHQLLDEQQNPSAELTQALRLLDELHLQLASLNRESSPEQAAFQRVKRRMEGQQDVLGNLRDAASRLPLPLAGWFEGVADDSWRHLLEGAYSHVNQRYQSDVYSLYAKALRQRYPFNAHATSEVGLHDFQEFFKPQGVMARFYEGYLKPFISVDGSRYRLRGLDGNSLPVTRSLLDQLTKAQVIRRSFFLEEHGELAIRFTLAPYSLDPSVSRATLSLGDQQLEYRHGPIVPMTFNWPTEADNGRSSLVLERGTEQRPLGIEKNAGAWSLFRFFDLLQKESASGRNAQVVKADLAGLRANYLLTTPRTPSPFEMDAWRTFRLPEQL
- the icmH gene encoding type IVB secretion system protein IcmH/DotU, with protein sequence MDSEYPQDEKTILLDSEGRGPLQVPITDFPSAPRFEQLEGRMVYAARAQDVHRFKTSTNSLVVAAWPLLLQVVELKSSSGRDSIAAVNDRLSSAVNQFEACALQSGVEGSEVISARYVLCSVIDEAVVTTEWGNHSDWSRMSLLSRFHNETFGGEKVFQLLERLCRDPIRHLAMLELIYLCLAIGFEGKYRVLERGACELEAVRDALHRQIRQVRGDPPNDPAPPLTGRRKRFRVISARWIAAFALACGVSLYIGFAWKLGELRGHALQPFLSSAPEPIQTPS
- the tssK gene encoding type VI secretion system baseplate subunit TssK, which gives rise to MRVDKVIWQEGMLLRPQHLQHNDRYYHQQLNRARLLNADAWGFLTLELDLQYLKLGKVVVNQASGILPDGSWFELGAVMEPLVLQVPANSGGQSIYLALPLATANQTEVRRQDQTEVQARYVACDVEVGDSNAGVDSRCRISAGRPDLRLLLGDHQSAPGFVTLKVAQLLDSTNEGGVNLDTDYVPTFIFLQGNGYVSSCLKEVISLLASRGDAIAARVRGEGAAASSQVGDFLMLQLINRAELELRHYFSQAQVRPETLFRTLLSMLGELSTFSNESRRIPPGIRYSHGDQGESFRGLMNGVRTALSMVLEQHAIELALQQRQYGVMVCPVGDLKLLGAATFILAAAAQCDSETLRQRLPAHLKIGPVERIRELVNLHLAGIRIKPLPVAPRQIPFHAGKTYFLLELTAQDIAQLEQSGGFAFHVSGEFAALELNFWAIRD
- the tssJ gene encoding type VI secretion system lipoprotein TssJ, which encodes MYRANLVLTLFLVGLLTGCSAISPFSTLTKLDVKLTAHERVNPDLHGRPSPVVVRLFELRHAAAFENADFFSLYTHAEQVLPKDWINSEEIELRPGEQQVLKLRLEPDTRFVGVLAAYRNLPNVQWRRVISVNSQQLNRADWVLDEAGIRCALPASLTEAE
- the tagH gene encoding type VI secretion system-associated FHA domain protein TagH; translation: MKLELEVISAGETGPQPLLRKTFDGVGGVIGRGAGCDWTIPDSSRLLSSHHGLIACREGRYFLTDISTNGIDVVGSSERLQKGLARLISNGDEYRLGSLRVSARLTESARSGDTRLHTATESIPDDAFRTLDPIRSLDLERQHRETSPELEALAMAPTESGLGAGHSVIDRDHLVLPRRAESVQEPVAVQSLASTPDDDVFWAAFGAALGIRIETYELSDREALAIKVARLFRLGFEGLNHSLRTCDELKSELDLPLSDVQPASRNPLKDYAGSEAGLSAMLAATAASQLPAERIITQAYRYLQTHQVALLAACRSTVRSTQAVFSPGHLLACFHTPEKRFRFSTDGGRWRAYQRYYQRLIAQGRGKGHPSDEAFAKAYEEQVRLISTLHVDYPG
- a CDS encoding sigma-54-dependent Fis family transcriptional regulator; translated protein: MSDFQITQTNGPLADADTLLDSFIRIGLASDETALSNLCVVSAAQLSGCELSQLYLLDETTARPSLVAQHLPALFSSPHRSSGEDLKEQQLLRYVLERRIALCIDDLACSPYDAGFLPSAGKPWRSVLTVPLFDRRRVITGVLLCASRRPSALQDHTVALGRLGSFALNQLLMVRCMQLAVQCERLPRAEGKAPSLGLIGSSAAIEETCHLIAKVLHTPYTVLLQGETGTGKEVVARAIHLSGPRSGKAFVVQNCAAFPEGLLESELFGYRKGAFTGAERNYTGLFDAADGGTLLLDEIGDMPLSLQAKLLRVLQESEVRPLGASAAHKVDVRIIAATHRDLSAMVAQGSFREDLYYRLAQFPIQLPALRERDGDVLQLARHFTEKACASLGRASLEWSGGALDQLSSHHFPGNVRELKCLVERAVLMCEGDVILPAHLSLPHPSNPVAAAEATLRQRMERVERVVLIDCLHKNRGNRTRTARELGVARRTLLYRLARLNIPFDDAKGER